A stretch of Henckelia pumila isolate YLH828 chromosome 4, ASM3356847v2, whole genome shotgun sequence DNA encodes these proteins:
- the LOC140866031 gene encoding berberine bridge enzyme-like 22 yields MHHHNLSPLLVLLLISISWKICCAKQEDFAHCMSIHSSSRYLEAFKHLHTPSSPSYSILLQSFQQNPRWLNSSSSKPAFVVTPYTESDIQAAVVCSKKHDLQIRVKSGGHDYEGLSFLCPFPFIIIDLTNLRSISIDLEDETAWVQSGATLGELYYTIAKNNKLLGFPAGICPTVGVGGHFSGGGFGTMVRKHGLAADNIMDAYLIDVNGRILDRETMGEDLFWAIRGGGGASFGIVIAWKIKLVRVPPVVTVFTVHKNLNQEGIQLVNIWQNVSSKLPQDLFIRLVFQNSNRPDNGDQETVEVLFNALFLGSVKELMPIMDKSFPELGVDSKDCNEMSWIESTLYIHGFKSGDPLEVLLDRSYQDKSYFKAKSDFVQEPIFLDTVWQVVRERISEEAIGILVLDPFGGRMDEISESELPFPHRKGNLYNIQYLVKWSVDGEVESERHLSWIRWLHDYMEPYVSRSPRSAYLNYRDLDIGTNDPESVNYSQGEIWGRKYFKGNLEMLAQVKSRIDPGNFFRSEQSIIPPAQMRFQI; encoded by the coding sequence ATGCATCATCACAATCTGTCTCCTCTTCTTGTTCTTCTCTTGATTTCAATTTCCTGGAAGATTTGCTGTGCAAAACAAGAAGATTTTGCTCACTGCATGTCCATACATTCTTCTTCAAGATATCTTGAAGCCTTCAAGCACCTCCACACTCCAAGCTCCCCATCATACTCCATTCTCTTGCAGTCCTTTCAGCAGAATCCCAGATGGTTGAACTCAAGTTCTTCCAAACCTGCGTTCGTCGTCACCCCATATACGGAATCCGACATTCAAGCTGCTGTAGTCTGCAGCAAGAAGCATGATCTGCAAATCAGAGTCAAGAGTGGGGGCCATGATTACGAAGGCCTTTCGTTCCTCTGCCCATTCCCGTTCATCATCATCGATCTCACCAATCTTCGTTCCATCAGCATAGATTTGGAAGACGAAACAGCATGGGTTCAGTCCGGTGCAACATTGGGGGAACTTTATTATACCATAGCCAAGAATAATAAGCTTCTTGGATTCCCCGCCGGAATATGCCCGACTGTGGGCGTCGGCGGCCACTTCAGCGGAGGAGGCTTTGGTACGATGGTCCGAAAACACGGCCTCGCGGCCGATAACATCATGGATGCTTACTTGATAGATGTAAATGGGAGGATTCTTGATCGAGAAACGATGGGTGAAGATTTGTTCTGGGCTATTAGAGGTGGTGGTGGAGCTAGCTTCGGCATCGTAATTGCCTGGAAAATCAAGCTGGTTCGAGTTCCTCCGGTTGTGACTGTGTTCACAGTCCACAAGAATCTGAATCAAGAAGGCATACAACTTGTCAACATATGGCAAAATGTATCAAGCAAGCTGCCCCAAGATTTGTTCATCAGGCTCGTTTTCCAGAATTCAAACCGACCCGATAATGGCGATCAAGAAACAGTAGAAGTCCTCTTTAATGCACTCTTCTTGGGCTCGGTAAAGGAGCTGATGCCGATAATGGACAAGAGTTTTCCGGAACTCGGGGTGGATTCAAAAGACTGCAATGAGATGAGCTGGATTGAATCCACTCTGTATATTCACGGATTCAAGTCTGGAGATCCATTGGAAGTGTTGCTGGATAGAAGTTACCAGGATAAGAGCTACTTCAAGGCAAAATCAGATTTTGTGCAAGAACCAATCTTTCTGGACACCGTGTGGCAAGTGGTCCGAGAACGGATTTCGGAAGAAGCAATAGGTATCCTAGTCCTGGATCCTTTCGGAGGAAGAATGGATGAAATCTCGGAATCGGAGCTCCCGTTCCCTCACCGAAAAGGAAATTTATACAACATACAGTACCTTGTGAAATGGAGTGTGGATGGTGAAGTGGAATCGGAGAGGCACTTGAGCTGGATCAGATGGCTTCACGATTACATGGAGCCGTATGTTTCGAGATCTCCCAGATCTGCTTACTTGAATTACAGGGATCTTGATATCGGGACCAACGATCCAGAGAGTGTCAACTACTCGCAAGGGGAGATTTGGGGGAGGAAATACTTCAAAGGGAATTTGGAGATGCTGGCGCAAGTGAAATCAAGAATTGATCCGGGAAACTTCTTCAGAAGTGAACAAAGTATTATTCCCCCGGCTCAAATGCGTTTCCAAATATAG